The stretch of DNA ATTGTTGGTGAAGGTGTAAAGAAGGAGATTGCAGTAACCCAGGCACAGAATCCAGACAATCCGAAACCGGCAGCACCAAAGGTTACTAAAATCAGCGCAAAGAGAAAAACTGCAACAACTGCAGAAGTAGTTCTTCAGTCCGATAAGAGTGGTACATGCTATTATAAATGGGTGGCAAAGGGAGCGGATAAACCTTCCATTAGCACAACTAAAGACAGCAATATTGAGATCACTGAAAACAAAGATTTTAAGATTGATCTGAAAAACCTGAAAGGTGATGCGATTGATCTCTATGTACAGGTAGTAGCGAAAGATGGATCAGAGTCAGCAGTAACAAAGATTGCAACTGTTACTTTGAAAGAAACAGCGAAAACACCTGCGAAGATTTCCAACGTAAGCTACAAATGGAAAGGTCATACATCTGCTACTGTAACTATGCGTTCTGATAAAGCTGGTGTGTACTATTATAAATGGGTAAATCGTGGTTCCAAAGCTCCGACAGTTGATAAAATGAGCAAGGGAAAAAATGTTTCTGCAAATAAGGATTTCACGATCAGTTTGAAAGATTTGGATGCAAACAATGCAATTGATGTTTATGTGAGCATCAAAGGAACTGATGGAACTGTAAGTACACCAAAGAAGATTGCATTGGATGAAGCTAAGCGTCCGGCAAATGTCAGATGGGTTGGATTTTCATGGATCAACCATACATCTGCGAATGTTACTCTTATTTCGAATAAGAGCGGTACCTGTTATTATAAATGGGTTTCTCGTAACAGTGATGGCACGTCTGCCACTCCGAAAGATCTTACATCTACCGGAAAACAGACAACGTTTACTGCTGATAAGAAATTTAATATCGGTCTTGAGGATTTAAACTCTGACAATCCAATTGATCTTTATATCCAGATCAAAGATAAGAATGGTGTTTTGACGAATCCATTGAAAATAGCATTTAAAGAAGATTCCAGACCGAAAGTTGCAGATCCAACTCCGACTAACACACCGAATGCATACATCCCGGATGTAAAAGAGAGCATAGTACAGGGACTGGACGAGGCAATTCAGTTCTATCCGAATCAGTTCTATGAATTTACTGTGATCGGTGCAGGAACAACCAACCAGGATCCAAATGAGGGTGATGTGAAGTGGGTTCCGGTTTACTGGAGTACAGCTGCAAACCCAACCCAAAGCCAGATGCATACAGCATGGAAGATTGGTTCCGCCAAGGGAATCAACAAAGACGCTACATACAACCTGTATGTATTCTTCCAGAAATACATCTACACCGGTGGTCAGTGGCAGCAGACAGATACTATTGAATCTGCGGTATATCAGTTTAAATCTGCAAAACTGACACCTACCGGAACTCCGGGAGCAGATGGTTCATATGGCGGCGGTCAGACAGGCTCTAATCCGGACGCAACAATAACAGGAGAGGCATCCGCAACATCCTCCAACGGAGGCAACGGAACCAGATCCAGAAACGCAGTATCAACAGCTGATAACTCACCGGTCGGAACCATGTCCGCACTGGCAGTGGCATCACTTCTTGCAGGTGGATATGTGATCGTGAGAAGAAGAAAAAAAGATATTTAAACGCACAATAGCCAAAGTAGCATAAGAAATAAAAAAATCACCGGTTTTCCGAAAGAACAGGAAAGCTGGTGATTTTATTATAAAGATAAATTTACAGATTCTTTTTCTTATAGATAAACCAGGAAGCTGCAATACTGAATGCAATAAGATAGACTGTCAGGATCAGGATACTGAGGTAATTGACTCCACCGCCGGAAGCAATGGTACGAATCAGATGACTGGTCTGTGACAATGGAAGAGCAGCTACAAAATTCCCAAGAAAGCCCGGGATCTTCTCTGTAGAGAAGAAGGTGTTGCACAAAAAAGCCATTGGCATAATGATATAGTTGGAAAAACGAGGTACATCCGCATGGTTCTTTGCAAGGAAAGAAACCACAACACCGATGGCAGAAAATACAGCACCGTTGAGGAACATCACCAGTAATGACCATCCGTTGAATACAAGACCGGTTCCGATCGGCATAGTCAGAAGAAGAATGATCCCTCCTGCATAAAGCCCACGGAGACTGCCTCCGATGATCTGTCCGGCAATAAACTGCCACAGAGGTGTCGGAGATATCATAACCTGGTCAAAGGCTTTCTCATAAAGACGCTGCACATTCAGATTCTGTGCGATGGCATTAAAGCTTCCGTTCATTGTAGTCAGTGAAACCACACCAGGGATCAGGAAATTCAGATAAGGCTCCCCATGTGAGGAGGTCTGGATCCCCATTCCAAAAACGATCAGATACATCAGTGGCGCGATCATAGCTGCCAGCGTGATCTTATAGAAATCCCTTCGGAACTCCACCCATTTTTCCCATAAAATAGTAAGTATTCCCATGATAATTCATCGTCCATTCTGTTAAATTATAAGATAACTGTGGCTGACGCCGGCTTATCGCTGCATCAGATGCCTGCCTGCGCGCTCCACAAAAACATCCTCCAGAGTTGTCTCCCGAAGGGTGCACTGTCCGTCCAGAGAGGACAGAAAAGAGATGGCCTCTTCCCGGCTGTGGAAGTAGTGGCTTTTTGCACCTTCCGGTGTTTCCTGATCTACGGTGTATTTGCCCAGGCCGTCGATCAGGCCCGATGGAGTATTAATCTCCTCCAGCTTTCCGTGATCCATAAGTGCTACCCGGTTGCAGAGAGACTGTGCCTCTTCCATATAGTGGGTTGTCAGAAGAATGGTCAGATTTTTTCCGTTCAGCTGACGGAGAAGATTCCACATCTGTCGTCTGGATAGCGCGTCCATGCCTGCAGTGGGCTCGTCCAGAAGAAGGATCTCCGGACTTGTGAGAAGTGCCCGGCATACCATAAGCTTTCGTTTCATACCACCGGAAAGCTTCCTTACAGTCCGCTTGCGGAAGGGAAGAAGTCCGCAGAAATCCAGAAGCTCTTCAGTTTTCCGTTTGATCTCTTTTCGTGGCATGAAATAAAGACGGCCCTGATATTCCATGATCTCGTCCATGTTCATATCCTGGCGCATGGAATATTCCTGCGTGATCACGCTGATCTTGCGCTTCAGATCCGGTCGGTTGCGTCCAAGTGTCTGCCCGTCAATGAGGATTTCGCCCTCTGTGGGCAGGAGCAGAGTGGAAAGCAGACTGATCGTGGTAGTCTTTCCGGCACCGTTGGGCCCCAGCAGACCAAAAAATTCGCCGGTTTCTATGCGAAGATCCAGAGAATCCACAGCCGTAAAACTGTCGAATTTTTTTGTGAGATTTTTTGTTTCGATCATCTCTGTTCATTTCCTTTCGTTTGTATGCAAATTTCACTCTATTATACTGGAAAAGAAGAGACATTTCAACAACTCTGAGATGTTCTTTACAGAAAAGGAGCGTTGTGCTATAGTGATACGAAGGAAAAACAGAAAACGGAGAGAAAACCATGAAACACAAGATGAGAACAATAATGCTGCTTCTTCTGGCTATGCTGCTGCTATGCCCTATACAGGTTCTGGCTGCAGATGGAGAGAACGCAGTGAAAACAGATCTGGAGGACGGAGAATATTCCATACAGGTGGAACTGGAAGGCGGAAGCGGAAAGGCCAGCGTTTCTTCCCCCGCACTGATGCTGGTAAAAGAGGGGAAGATGTATGCACGGCTCCAGTGGAGCAGCTCCAACTATGATTACATG from Blautia sp. SC05B48 encodes:
- a CDS encoding ABC transporter permease, whose amino-acid sequence is MGILTILWEKWVEFRRDFYKITLAAMIAPLMYLIVFGMGIQTSSHGEPYLNFLIPGVVSLTTMNGSFNAIAQNLNVQRLYEKAFDQVMISPTPLWQFIAGQIIGGSLRGLYAGGIILLLTMPIGTGLVFNGWSLLVMFLNGAVFSAIGVVVSFLAKNHADVPRFSNYIIMPMAFLCNTFFSTEKIPGFLGNFVAALPLSQTSHLIRTIASGGGVNYLSILILTVYLIAFSIAASWFIYKKKNL
- a CDS encoding ABC transporter ATP-binding protein; this encodes MIETKNLTKKFDSFTAVDSLDLRIETGEFFGLLGPNGAGKTTTISLLSTLLLPTEGEILIDGQTLGRNRPDLKRKISVITQEYSMRQDMNMDEIMEYQGRLYFMPRKEIKRKTEELLDFCGLLPFRKRTVRKLSGGMKRKLMVCRALLTSPEILLLDEPTAGMDALSRRQMWNLLRQLNGKNLTILLTTHYMEEAQSLCNRVALMDHGKLEEINTPSGLIDGLGKYTVDQETPEGAKSHYFHSREEAISFLSSLDGQCTLRETTLEDVFVERAGRHLMQR